A window of Exiguobacterium sp. FSL W8-0210 contains these coding sequences:
- a CDS encoding DUF1128 family protein, producing MTIEQMIEAILDKLNIINKGVIKAEQFDGSKNEDLKEIYEFVMMRDSLSLAEVDAIVDELKSLKTV from the coding sequence ATGACGATTGAACAAATGATTGAAGCAATCTTAGATAAATTGAACATCATCAACAAAGGGGTCATTAAAGCAGAACAGTTCGATGGCTCAAAAAACGAGGACTTAAAAGAGATTTATGAGTTCGTCATGATGCGCGACTCGTTATCACTGGCAGAGGTCGATGCGATCGTCGACGAACTGAAATCCCTCAAGACTGTCTAA
- the rnc gene encoding ribonuclease III: MTNQKGRRVRKGPYVKRRKDARTLAQIEQKFEALQERLNITFSNVELLKQAFTHSSFVNEQRESEGDNERLEFLGDAVLELTVSRYLFEHYPERSEGELTKLRAAIVCEPSLVQFANHYQFSDMILLGKGEELTGGRNRPALLADVFESFIGALYLDQGIEAAERFLAEAVFPKVATGFFEEQTDFKSQLQEAIQRVGLGVIEYEIIEERGPAHSREFISRVQVADELEGIGTGRSKKEAEQQAAKQALLELKKQF, from the coding sequence ATGACGAATCAAAAAGGACGTCGTGTCCGAAAAGGACCCTATGTAAAACGACGCAAGGATGCTCGGACGCTCGCTCAAATCGAGCAGAAATTCGAAGCGTTACAAGAGCGCCTGAATATCACGTTTTCTAATGTCGAGCTATTAAAACAAGCCTTCACGCATTCTTCGTTCGTCAATGAACAACGCGAGTCTGAAGGGGATAACGAACGCCTAGAATTTTTAGGGGACGCGGTCTTAGAGTTGACGGTGTCACGCTATCTATTCGAACACTACCCGGAACGTTCCGAGGGGGAATTAACGAAATTGCGAGCGGCAATCGTCTGTGAACCGTCACTCGTCCAATTTGCGAATCACTATCAGTTTTCCGATATGATTCTGTTAGGTAAGGGGGAAGAACTGACCGGTGGTCGGAATCGTCCAGCCTTACTTGCGGATGTCTTCGAATCCTTCATTGGCGCCTTGTATCTTGATCAAGGCATCGAAGCAGCCGAACGATTCCTCGCCGAAGCGGTTTTTCCGAAAGTGGCGACAGGCTTTTTTGAAGAACAGACAGATTTCAAGAGTCAATTACAGGAAGCGATTCAACGTGTCGGTTTAGGTGTCATCGAGTATGAAATCATCGAGGAGCGCGGTCCGGCGCATAGTCGGGAATTTATCTCGCGTGTCCAAGTCGCGGATGAGCTGGAAGGGATCGGGACAGGCCGATCGAAAAAAGAGGCAGAACAACAGGCGGCAAAACAAGCCTTACTTGAATTAAAGAAACAGTTTTAA
- the acpP gene encoding acyl carrier protein, which produces MTKEQILVDVQEAIAEKLGKEQNEITLDKSFKDDLGADSLEVMELVMDLEDKFEITIEDEQAENLKTVGDVVNYIETQV; this is translated from the coding sequence ATGACAAAAGAACAAATCTTAGTAGACGTACAAGAAGCAATCGCAGAAAAATTAGGAAAAGAACAAAATGAAATCACACTTGATAAATCGTTCAAAGACGACCTCGGTGCTGACTCTCTCGAAGTCATGGAACTCGTCATGGACTTAGAAGACAAGTTCGAAATCACGATCGAAGATGAGCAAGCAGAAAACTTGAAGACTGTCGGCGATGTCGTCAACTACATCGAAACACAAGTCTGA
- the fabG gene encoding 3-oxoacyl-[acyl-carrier-protein] reductase has translation MSKVALVTGASRGIGAAIAKRLATDGFRVVVNYAGSTDKAEAVVREIKEAGGEALAIQANVAEADAVKQMIKQTIDTFGQLDCVVNNAGITRDGLLMRMKEADFDAVIDTNLKGAFLVTQAATRPLLKTSGRIINIASVVGISGNPGQANYVAAKAGLIGLTKSVARELASKGVTVNAICPGFIETDMTDELTEEQRNLSLGQIPLKRFGQTDDIASLVSFIASDEARYITGQTLAVDGGMTM, from the coding sequence TTGAGTAAAGTAGCACTCGTCACTGGCGCGTCACGCGGCATCGGAGCTGCCATCGCGAAGCGATTGGCAACAGATGGTTTCCGTGTCGTCGTCAACTATGCAGGAAGCACGGACAAGGCGGAAGCTGTCGTCCGTGAAATCAAGGAAGCAGGCGGAGAGGCACTCGCGATTCAAGCGAATGTCGCTGAAGCAGATGCTGTCAAACAGATGATCAAACAGACGATCGACACATTCGGTCAACTGGATTGTGTCGTCAATAATGCCGGCATCACGCGTGATGGTTTGCTGATGCGTATGAAGGAAGCGGATTTCGATGCTGTCATCGATACGAACCTGAAAGGGGCGTTTCTCGTCACGCAAGCTGCGACACGTCCGTTGTTAAAAACAAGCGGTCGTATCATCAACATCGCATCAGTCGTCGGTATTTCCGGAAATCCAGGGCAAGCGAACTATGTCGCAGCGAAAGCGGGTCTGATCGGGCTGACGAAATCCGTCGCACGTGAACTCGCTAGTAAAGGCGTCACAGTCAATGCCATCTGTCCAGGATTCATCGAGACGGACATGACGGACGAATTGACAGAAGAACAGCGGAACCTGTCACTCGGGCAAATTCCGTTGAAACGCTTCGGTCAAACCGACGATATTGCTTCACTCGTCAGTTTCATCGCTTCAGATGAAGCACGATACATCACAGGACAAACTCTTGCCGTCGATGGCGGCATGACGATGTAA
- the fabD gene encoding ACP S-malonyltransferase yields MGKTVWMFPGQGSQTPGMGQTLITQDETRQALADLGTRIGLDLTTLMTTGTKDELKATDIAQPAIVAHSALLAQQYAAQGHTPDFVLGHSVGEYSALVAASVITPSEAVYLVRERGKLMNQVTGGTMAAVIGMNDVEAAHHAVESIAATGEIVQIANYNCPGQFVISGQIAAVESATAKLKELGAKRVLPLDVSGAFHSSLMTPFAPRFEDILVSSPFEAAKTKFISNVDSAFHDQPDELIRLLVQQLYSPVRFESCVERLIEEGADTFIEFGPSSPLSGLVKRIKKDAKIISITTLEQLEAEGIR; encoded by the coding sequence ATGGGGAAAACAGTTTGGATGTTTCCGGGACAAGGGTCACAGACGCCTGGAATGGGACAAACGCTCATTACGCAAGACGAGACACGCCAAGCACTCGCTGACCTCGGAACGCGAATTGGTCTGGATCTGACGACGCTGATGACGACAGGGACGAAGGATGAATTGAAAGCGACAGATATTGCTCAACCAGCCATCGTCGCACACAGTGCATTACTCGCACAGCAGTACGCAGCACAAGGACATACACCTGATTTCGTACTCGGACACAGTGTTGGAGAATATAGCGCGCTCGTCGCAGCTTCTGTCATCACACCGTCTGAAGCCGTCTATCTCGTCCGCGAACGCGGAAAGCTCATGAATCAAGTCACGGGTGGAACGATGGCGGCGGTCATCGGCATGAATGATGTCGAGGCAGCCCATCACGCGGTCGAATCGATTGCGGCGACGGGAGAAATCGTTCAAATCGCCAACTACAACTGTCCCGGGCAATTCGTCATCTCCGGACAAATCGCAGCGGTCGAATCCGCTACAGCGAAGTTAAAAGAGCTCGGAGCAAAACGTGTCTTACCGCTTGATGTTTCAGGTGCATTCCATTCGTCACTCATGACACCATTCGCACCACGATTCGAAGACATTCTCGTCTCGTCACCGTTTGAAGCGGCGAAGACGAAATTCATCTCGAACGTCGACAGTGCGTTCCATGATCAACCAGACGAATTGATTCGTTTGCTCGTTCAGCAGCTCTACTCACCGGTTCGATTCGAATCATGCGTTGAGCGTCTGATCGAAGAAGGTGCGGATACATTCATTGAGTTTGGTCCATCATCTCCGTTGAGCGGTCTCGTGAAAAGAATCAAAAAAGATGCGAAAATCATCAGCATCACGACACTTGAGCAGTTGGAAGCGGAGGGAATTCGTTGA
- the plsX gene encoding phosphate acyltransferase PlsX, with the protein MILAVDAMGGDHAPRAIVEGVVAYLAERPNENIDIRLVGDELKLRSYTIEDPRVTIVHAASVITGEDEPVRAIRRKKDSSLVVAANLVKSGEADALISAGNTGALMTAGLFVIGRIEGVDRPALAPTFPTRNGKGVVILDVGANPDAKAEHLLDYAIMGSVYAEQVRGITRPKVGLLNIGSEAGKGNALTKETYPLLETAPIHFVGNVEAREAMSGDVDVIVTEGFAGNTLLKSTEGAASMIMGVMKEQFMSSWTSKLAALVLKPKLKKMKQLLAYEEYGGAGLFGIAAPVIKAHGSSNAYAFSRALVQAEKMVEQEVVAKIVQAKANEAR; encoded by the coding sequence ATGATTTTAGCAGTTGACGCTATGGGGGGCGACCACGCACCCCGTGCCATCGTAGAAGGGGTCGTTGCCTATTTGGCAGAACGTCCAAACGAAAACATCGATATCCGACTAGTCGGAGATGAGTTGAAATTACGCTCATACACAATCGAGGATCCGCGCGTGACGATCGTCCACGCGGCATCCGTCATCACCGGAGAAGATGAACCGGTACGTGCGATTCGCCGCAAGAAAGATAGCTCACTCGTTGTGGCTGCAAACCTGGTGAAATCAGGAGAGGCAGATGCCTTGATTTCAGCAGGCAACACGGGAGCGCTCATGACTGCCGGATTGTTCGTCATCGGTCGAATCGAAGGAGTTGACCGTCCTGCACTTGCCCCGACTTTCCCGACACGTAATGGGAAAGGTGTCGTCATCTTAGATGTTGGCGCCAACCCGGATGCGAAGGCAGAGCATTTGCTCGATTATGCCATCATGGGGTCTGTCTACGCAGAACAAGTTCGCGGCATCACACGTCCAAAAGTCGGACTCCTGAATATCGGATCAGAAGCCGGTAAAGGGAATGCACTGACGAAGGAAACGTATCCGCTACTTGAGACAGCACCGATTCATTTCGTTGGGAACGTCGAGGCGAGAGAAGCGATGAGCGGTGACGTCGATGTCATCGTCACGGAAGGTTTTGCCGGCAATACGTTACTTAAGAGTACAGAAGGGGCTGCCAGTATGATCATGGGTGTCATGAAAGAACAATTCATGAGCTCTTGGACATCAAAGCTCGCCGCTCTCGTACTAAAACCGAAGTTGAAAAAAATGAAGCAGTTGCTTGCTTATGAAGAATATGGCGGTGCCGGACTATTCGGCATAGCGGCTCCGGTCATTAAGGCGCATGGTTCAAGTAATGCCTACGCATTCAGCCGAGCGCTCGTTCAAGCTGAGAAGATGGTCGAACAAGAAGTCGTTGCCAAAATCGTTCAAGCGAAGGCAAATGAAGCACGTTAA
- the fapR gene encoding transcription factor FapR, with translation MRVPKKERQQELLQTIEQNPFITDEALATRFRVSIQTIRLDRMELKIPELRERIKHVATERLDDVRTLTENEVIGDMIDLKLDTSAISILEILPEHAFSRNAIARGHILFAQANSLAIALIDDELALTTRANVQFTRSVHVGERVVAKAFVSSHRQDGRSDITVESYVGEECVFIGEFTVYRSSKEESK, from the coding sequence ATGCGGGTACCTAAAAAAGAGAGACAACAAGAATTATTACAGACGATCGAGCAAAATCCGTTCATCACGGATGAAGCGCTGGCGACACGATTCCGTGTCAGTATCCAGACGATTCGTCTCGACCGGATGGAATTAAAGATTCCGGAATTACGGGAGCGAATTAAACACGTCGCGACCGAACGGCTGGATGATGTGCGTACGTTGACTGAAAATGAAGTCATTGGTGATATGATTGACCTGAAACTCGATACATCTGCGATCTCTATCCTTGAGATTTTGCCGGAACATGCGTTTAGTCGGAATGCGATCGCCCGCGGACATATTTTGTTCGCGCAGGCAAACTCGCTTGCGATTGCGCTCATCGACGATGAACTCGCATTGACGACACGTGCGAACGTTCAGTTCACACGCTCCGTTCACGTCGGAGAACGCGTCGTTGCGAAAGCATTCGTCAGTTCCCATCGTCAAGATGGTCGTTCTGACATCACGGTGGAGAGTTATGTCGGTGAAGAATGTGTCTTCATCGGTGAGTTCACGGTGTATCGAAGTAGTAAGGAGGAATCGAAATGA
- the recG gene encoding ATP-dependent DNA helicase RecG has protein sequence MNPSRDVKTLKGVGRDLAKKLEEMNILTVADVLEHVPFRYDDFVTGSLTEAIHEDKVKFTGRVQSEPLVRYYGKGKNRLTFRLLVEERYSVTVTMFNRAFYKDQLQLGAEVTVSGKWDLHRMTISATELQFGAIEGELTPVYSLRGDMRMKTFRRVVDLAFKETEALAERIPDSIRKTYRLQDRMTMLKSLHFPTNRQELTAARRSYVYEECLYFQLKLQALRLGRRKGRGIALPLHETDIANFIKSLPFPLTGAQQRVTKEILDDIGRGERMNRLLQGDVGSGKTVIAAIALFATVRAGKQGALMVPTEILAEQHAASLAPLLEPLGIRVGLLTSSVKGKARAHLLEALATGEIDVLVGTHALIQDTVQFKALHLVITDEQHRFGVEQRKRLRAKAEQADVLYMTATPIPRTLAISVFGDMDVSIIDEMPAGRKEIETYWAKPQQMERVFGFVEKELSQGRQAYVITPLIEESESLEVQNAIELHATLTERFKPYHVGLMHGRLTSSEKDEVMQAFKENTVQILVSTTVVEVGVNVPNASIIVIHDAERFGLAQLHQLRGRVGRGDAQSYCILIADPSSDTGKERIKTMTETNDGFKLAEKDLKLRGAGNFFGTEQSGLPRFVLTDPALDIQVMETARQDAVRLLRSDAFWQAPEYDVLRDYIERQGLLEGERIE, from the coding sequence ATGAATCCATCACGTGACGTCAAGACATTAAAAGGTGTCGGACGGGATTTAGCGAAAAAACTAGAAGAGATGAATATTCTCACCGTTGCGGACGTGCTCGAGCACGTCCCGTTTCGTTATGACGACTTCGTGACGGGAAGTCTAACGGAAGCAATCCATGAGGATAAAGTCAAGTTCACGGGTCGAGTCCAGTCTGAACCACTTGTGCGCTATTACGGCAAAGGAAAGAATCGTTTAACGTTCCGTCTGCTCGTTGAAGAACGGTATAGTGTGACCGTAACGATGTTCAACCGGGCATTCTACAAAGACCAATTGCAACTCGGAGCAGAAGTGACGGTCAGTGGCAAGTGGGATTTACACCGGATGACGATCTCTGCGACGGAATTGCAATTCGGGGCAATCGAAGGCGAATTGACACCCGTTTACTCGCTCCGGGGTGACATGCGGATGAAGACGTTTCGACGCGTCGTCGACTTGGCGTTCAAGGAGACTGAGGCATTAGCTGAACGAATCCCGGATAGCATCCGGAAGACGTATCGGTTGCAAGACCGGATGACGATGTTGAAGTCGCTTCATTTCCCAACGAATCGACAAGAGTTAACGGCTGCTCGTCGCAGTTATGTCTACGAGGAGTGCCTCTATTTCCAGCTGAAATTACAGGCGTTACGTCTTGGACGACGGAAAGGTCGAGGGATTGCTCTTCCCCTTCATGAAACGGATATTGCCAATTTCATCAAGAGCCTGCCGTTTCCGCTGACAGGTGCACAGCAACGTGTGACAAAAGAGATTCTAGACGACATCGGTCGAGGCGAACGAATGAATCGGTTGCTGCAAGGGGATGTCGGAAGCGGGAAGACCGTCATCGCTGCCATCGCCTTGTTCGCGACGGTTCGTGCCGGAAAACAAGGCGCCTTGATGGTGCCGACCGAAATTTTAGCGGAACAGCATGCAGCGTCGCTCGCCCCATTGCTTGAACCACTTGGGATCCGAGTCGGTCTACTGACGAGTTCCGTTAAAGGGAAAGCGCGTGCACACTTGCTCGAAGCCCTCGCGACAGGAGAGATCGACGTCTTGGTCGGAACACATGCGCTGATTCAAGACACTGTCCAGTTCAAGGCATTGCACCTCGTCATCACCGATGAACAACATCGCTTCGGTGTCGAACAACGGAAGCGGTTGCGCGCGAAAGCTGAACAGGCAGATGTATTATATATGACAGCGACACCGATTCCGCGTACGCTTGCGATATCGGTCTTTGGAGATATGGATGTTTCGATCATCGATGAGATGCCGGCGGGACGAAAGGAAATCGAGACCTACTGGGCGAAACCGCAACAGATGGAACGTGTTTTCGGGTTCGTCGAGAAAGAATTGTCGCAAGGTCGACAAGCCTACGTCATCACGCCATTGATCGAGGAATCCGAATCACTCGAAGTTCAAAATGCGATCGAATTACATGCGACATTGACCGAGCGGTTCAAGCCCTATCATGTCGGTTTGATGCATGGGCGCTTGACTTCTTCAGAAAAAGACGAGGTTATGCAGGCGTTTAAGGAGAATACTGTTCAAATCCTTGTTTCAACGACGGTCGTCGAGGTCGGCGTGAACGTTCCGAACGCGTCGATCATTGTCATTCATGATGCAGAACGCTTTGGTCTTGCGCAGTTACACCAATTAAGAGGGCGCGTCGGTCGAGGCGATGCCCAGTCTTACTGTATTCTAATCGCCGATCCCTCTTCCGATACGGGAAAAGAACGGATCAAGACAATGACGGAGACGAACGATGGCTTCAAGCTAGCGGAAAAGGATTTAAAACTGCGCGGAGCCGGAAATTTCTTCGGTACCGAACAAAGTGGATTACCGCGCTTCGTCTTGACTGATCCTGCGCTCGATATACAAGTCATGGAAACTGCGCGACAAGATGCAGTCCGCTTACTGCGATCGGACGCCTTTTGGCAAGCGCCGGAATACGATGTCTTGCGTGACTATATCGAAAGACAAGGGCTACTTGAAGGAGAAAGAATCGAATAA
- the sdaAA gene encoding L-serine ammonia-lyase, iron-sulfur-dependent, subunit alpha, with protein MFKSVKELVAIATERNIPISEVMIEQEMTVRHLERDEVYAMMERNLQVMEEAVARSLDGDGVQSVTGLTGGDAVLLQRYRASGKGLSGDLLLDAVSKAIGTNEVNAAMGKICATPTAGSAGVVPGTLFAVKDRLNPTREQMLRFLFTSGAFGFVVANNASISGAAGGCQAEVGSATAMAAAAIVEMAGGTPDQSAHAFAIALKNMLGLVCDPVAGLVEVPCVKRNAMGGANAVVAADMALAGITSRIPCDEVISAMHEIGQMMPSALRETAKGGLANTPTGRWLEAKIFGELSNESIT; from the coding sequence ATGTTTAAATCCGTAAAAGAACTCGTCGCCATCGCGACGGAACGAAATATTCCGATTTCGGAAGTCATGATCGAGCAAGAGATGACGGTTCGTCATTTAGAGCGAGATGAAGTCTATGCGATGATGGAACGAAACCTACAAGTGATGGAAGAAGCAGTCGCTCGTTCACTTGATGGTGACGGTGTCCAGTCGGTGACAGGACTGACCGGTGGGGATGCTGTCTTGCTTCAACGGTACCGTGCTTCGGGTAAAGGATTATCCGGTGATTTATTACTGGACGCCGTTAGTAAGGCAATCGGAACGAATGAAGTCAATGCTGCGATGGGAAAAATTTGTGCGACACCAACGGCAGGGAGTGCCGGCGTCGTACCAGGTACACTATTTGCTGTCAAAGATCGGTTAAACCCAACGCGTGAGCAGATGTTACGCTTCTTGTTCACATCCGGTGCGTTCGGCTTCGTCGTCGCGAACAATGCATCGATTTCCGGAGCGGCTGGTGGCTGTCAAGCAGAAGTCGGGTCAGCAACAGCGATGGCAGCTGCTGCCATCGTTGAGATGGCGGGCGGAACACCGGATCAGTCAGCGCATGCTTTTGCGATCGCGCTGAAGAACATGCTTGGACTCGTCTGTGATCCTGTTGCAGGACTCGTCGAAGTGCCATGCGTGAAACGCAATGCGATGGGCGGGGCGAATGCTGTTGTCGCTGCCGACATGGCACTCGCTGGAATCACGTCACGGATTCCGTGTGATGAAGTCATCTCAGCCATGCATGAGATTGGTCAGATGATGCCGTCTGCGCTTCGCGAGACAGCAAAAGGTGGACTCGCGAATACGCCGACGGGTCGCTGGCTCGAAGCGAAAATCTTCGGAGAGTTATCGAATGAATCCATCACGTGA
- the sdaAB gene encoding L-serine ammonia-lyase, iron-sulfur-dependent subunit beta, whose protein sequence is MKYRSVFDIIGPVMVGPSSSHTAGAARIGLMAGKLFGETPTVIHITFYGSFADTYRGHGTDVAIIGGVLGYDTFDDRIPQSIDIAKSKGIEIHFETSEALTDHPNTARVHLTNGVEEFELVGISIGGGTIEITELNGVPLRLSGGGPALVVLHHDRFGAIAAVTSILADYEINIGHMEVSRHEKGKQALMAIEIDDRITAEVLEEIDRLPQVERAVMMGE, encoded by the coding sequence ATGAAATATCGTAGCGTCTTTGACATCATCGGACCAGTCATGGTTGGTCCATCGAGCTCGCATACAGCAGGGGCTGCACGGATTGGATTGATGGCGGGTAAATTATTCGGGGAAACGCCTACTGTCATCCACATCACGTTTTACGGTTCATTCGCGGATACGTATCGTGGACATGGAACGGATGTCGCCATCATCGGCGGTGTTCTCGGATACGATACGTTTGACGACCGGATTCCACAATCGATCGATATCGCGAAGTCGAAAGGGATTGAGATTCATTTCGAGACGAGTGAAGCGTTGACGGATCATCCGAATACGGCTCGTGTCCATTTGACGAATGGAGTAGAAGAGTTTGAATTGGTTGGTATTTCAATTGGTGGGGGAACGATTGAAATCACAGAATTAAATGGTGTACCGCTTCGTTTGTCCGGTGGGGGACCGGCACTCGTCGTCTTGCACCATGACCGCTTTGGTGCGATCGCAGCCGTGACGAGCATTTTGGCTGATTACGAAATCAATATCGGGCATATGGAAGTGTCACGGCATGAAAAAGGAAAACAAGCACTTATGGCAATTGAGATTGATGACCGGATAACGGCAGAAGTGTTGGAAGAAATCGATCGGTTACCTCAAGTCGAGCGTGCCGTCATGATGGGAGAGTGA